From Acidipropionibacterium acidipropionici, one genomic window encodes:
- a CDS encoding CBS domain-containing protein, with protein sequence MRARDLAVKLPLVRLDDPVAKAVRVMADEGLPGLVIVDHKDIPRFVLRGTQVLRLLVSQYSDDPALARAVDEASADLFWSEVGARSIDDCLAPEEARRATVPRDATVLEVAITMSRLRTPIVAVVNDEGQIRGCITLNRLLTSTELPEA encoded by the coding sequence ATGCGGGCAAGAGATCTCGCCGTCAAGCTGCCACTGGTGCGGCTCGACGACCCGGTGGCCAAGGCGGTCAGAGTGATGGCGGACGAGGGGCTCCCCGGTCTGGTCATCGTCGACCACAAGGACATCCCCCGGTTCGTGCTGCGCGGCACACAGGTGCTGCGCCTCCTGGTCTCCCAGTACTCGGACGATCCTGCGCTGGCACGTGCGGTCGACGAGGCCTCCGCGGACCTGTTCTGGTCGGAGGTCGGAGCCCGGTCGATCGACGACTGTCTCGCTCCGGAGGAGGCCAGGCGGGCCACCGTGCCCCGCGATGCCACCGTGCTGGAGGTGGCCATCACCATGTCCCGGCTGCGCACTCCGATCGTCGCGGTGGTCAACGACGAGGGGCAGATCAGGGGCTGCATCACCCTCAACAGGCTGCTGACCTCCACCGAGCTCCCCGAGGCC